In Corylus avellana chromosome ca2, CavTom2PMs-1.0, the following proteins share a genomic window:
- the LOC132172970 gene encoding pheromone-processing carboxypeptidase KEX1 yields MDVSSFLLFEAMGDSEEDCDIHHHPIMGDDQGDIAAMVMADDDAESCSYDSFDSLRVDDDLDDCHHLDLLQASVNDDDDDDDDDDDDGDDDDDDGDVDDDDDDDDGHHWKLAKSRRKSSVSVDSSDEFMDEAEKNRLFWEACLAS; encoded by the coding sequence ATGGACGTGTCTTCTTTCTTGCTCTTTGAAGCTATGGGGGATTCTGAAGAGGATTGTGATATTCATCATCATCCCATCATGGGTGATGATCAGGGTGACATTGCTGCTATGGTAATGGCAGATGATGATGCAGAGTCATGCAGCTATGATTCCTTTGATTCTCTTAGAGTTGATGATGACCTCGACGATTGTCATCATCTTGATCTTCTTCAAGCTTCTgtcaatgatgatgatgatgatgatgatgatgatgatgatgatggtgatgatgatgatgatgacggtgatgttgatgatgatgatgatgatgatgatgggcaTCATTGGAAGCTAGCTAAAAGCCGTCGGAAATCAAGTGTTTCTGTTGATTCAAGTGACGAGTTCATGGATGAGGCGGAGAAGAACAGGCTGTTTTGGGAGGCATGCTTGGCATCATAG